Genomic DNA from Gemmatimonadota bacterium:
ATTTGCGTTCAGAATTTCTGAATGAAGGATTTGGGAAGTGCAAATAGCCGAAAAAATGGATTTTGATTATAATATAAAAATAACACGATGTGCGCTTCTTTAATTTTTTATATCATTCCTGGAGGTTGCGATGACAGCTTTTTCCCGCGTTTGTGAAACACCACCAGCTTCGCCTGATAAGATACGAGAATACTTCTCATATAAGTTGCGATGTGAGACCGATCCGTTTGATGTGAATGCGGATCTGGAAAATGGAATCAATAGTTTTGCGCTTATTGATGTCCGCGGTAAAGAAGCCTATCTCAACGGTCACGCTGCTGGCGCTATTCACATTGATCACAATGATATGACCGAAGAGCGAATGGCCGAGTTTCCCAAAGACCGACTGCTCGTGGTGTACTGCTGGGGACCGGGGTGTAACGGCGCGACAAAAGCCGCTGTGAAATTGAGTGCCTTGGGATTTTCCGTAAAAGAAATGATCGGCGGGATTACCTATTGGAAAGAGGAGGGATATCCAATAATATCAGGTGTGATGTAAAATAAAAGAAAACCAGACACCATACAGTGTCTGGTTTTTTTTGACCCTATCTGTTCTAATGACCGGGATAATCGTCAAAATCTCGTGCGAGATCATCGCTGATCACTTTGGGAGCGTATAGAGGTGTATCGACTTCGACCAATTTGCCGTCGCCTCGCAGAATTTGATTGGGGGTTTGCATTTTTACACGCGCTGGATATTTTGCGCGCAATTCAGCAGTTTGCTTTTCGCGGAGGGCTCCCACCTCGTCAAAGTCAAATCCATCCAGTACCGCTTCCCTCAGCGCTTTTAAGTCGGCATTATCGGGATCATGTTTTAGCAAATTGCGTTGCTCGTCGGGATCGGTTTCCATATCAAAGGCGAGGTCTTCACAGTCTCGAAATGCGATATATTTATACTTTTTGGAGCGTATCATCCGAAACTCTGAGCCTTTGCCCCAGCGCGGATTTAGTGATTCGGTAATCACGCCTGCGCGGTTATTGAGTGCGGCACTCGTTTCTCCTTTTAATCTATCTGT
This window encodes:
- a CDS encoding rhodanese-like domain-containing protein codes for the protein MTAFSRVCETPPASPDKIREYFSYKLRCETDPFDVNADLENGINSFALIDVRGKEAYLNGHAAGAIHIDHNDMTEERMAEFPKDRLLVVYCWGPGCNGATKAAVKLSALGFSVKEMIGGITYWKEEGYPIISGVM